The genomic region AACTATGTGCTGCCTGCAGGGTCAGTCCTGTTCTTCTGACGTTTCGGAAGTGGAGCTGCCTGAACTTCCAGTTGCCATTCCTCTGTAAGAGGCCAGCCGGTGCTCGGACACATCCCAGGCTCGGTGGTACACCGTAGGAGGCTCAAACTCACAGCATCACCGAACTAACTGCTGAGGTTGCCCCAAACCAGGACAGCACCCATCCGGTACCTAGGCTCCTTTCTTTCAGTGCTCCAGACAGGCTCTGGCCCGCCGGGTCATGGCGAGCGCTGGGCATGCCTACCTCTCCCATCCCTGAGATGGACCAGCCATTCCTGGGGCGGCGTGGTGCTCCAGGGCGCAGTGATAGACTGAAGAGCACCTGTGTGTATTTCTGAGCGTGACGTCAAGACGATGTTTTGTAAGAAGCGTGCAAATGCCTCCTCTTAGAGGGATCTGGTTCCTTGGCACCCAGCTTTCCCTCTAACTACCATTGCAGACGTATTACGAATTTTCATGGCCACAAAGAGTTGTGCTACCAATATGTCAATTGGGAAACCTGTTGAaccctggggggatgggggggatggggggtgctGCTGAACTCTTCGAACAAATAATGAGGGCTCTGAAGCTCTGCCACAGGGACCCTTCTCACCGGGACCATTCTCCAGGGCGGCTGGAATGCTAAGGGTGGGGTCCCACAGGTTGCCCTGGGAGAAACAGCAGGCAAAGCATAGAGAACTAGCGCCAGTGTGCGGACCGGGGTGCCAGGAGGCCAAACCGCAGCTCAGGGAAGTCAGATGGAATTGCCCACCACTCAGAGGTGGAAGGGGCCACGCCAGGCTAGCAGTGGCCGGAGAGGGATCCCCTAAGGCGCCTTTGATTCTAGGATGAGGAGTGTGGCTGGCTGAGCGAGGGGCAAGGCTCCCTGTCAGTGGGACTGGATCGCGatctgagaaacactggcctcAGGAGGCCCTTGCACCAGGACTGGGGAGGGGTGGAAGCGGGGTCAAGGTGAGAAGCGACAAGGGGAAGTCTACAGACCTGGACACACTTAGGGCACATTGTTACAATGTTACCCAAGTGTGTGCGGCGGCGGCGGAAAAGTGGGAGTGAGAGGGGGGCGAGCGTGAGAAGGCTGCgcagggctgggctgcgggaACGGAGCGAGTGACTTACCGTGAAAGGCAAGGAGCAGACGGCGAAGGTGATGGTCATAATAGCGAGGAGAATGAGATGGTCCGTCTCCTCCGCCACGGacaccctttcccctctcctgcgGGTGGCGGGGCCCCGGCCGCTGCCCAGGCCGGGTCCGCAGCGGCCCCTCCGGCCCCGGCGGTGCATGCGGATGAGGTTGAGGATGACGCTGAAGTTGCAGGCGAGCACCGCGAGgatgaggagcagcagcagggtggCGTAGAGCTGCAGGTACAGCGGGCGGCCGTGCCGGATGAAGCACCAGGTCCCGGGGCAGTACTGGACGTACTGCCCGTAGTTcagcaggggcagggagcagaaGAGCAGGGAGACGGCGTAGATGGCGGGCAGCACGGCCACGCCGCGGCGGCGCTTGACGTGGCGCTGGTAGAAGTAGGGGTGCCCGATGGCCAGGTAGCGCTCCAGGGCCATGGCGAAGAGCATGAGCATCGTGGCCAGGCTGAAGAAGGTCATGGAGAAGGCGAAGTAGTTGCACGCGCGGCTCCCGGGCGCCAGGGCTACCAGGGTCTGGTTCCGCGCGTACGAAGCCAGCACCACGGGGCTGATGAGGCAGGTGCCCAGCAGGTCGGTGAGCACCAGCTCGGTCACCAGCACGTGGAACAAGGAGATGAAGTTCCCGCGGCAGGCGCTGCGCCCCGCGTCTCCCCGCCAGCGGCGCGCCAGCAGCGCCAGCGCGATGAGGTTCCCCAGCACCCCGGCCGTGAACATCACGGAGCTGATGGCTGGGCTCTCGCCCGAGGGGAGCCACTGTCGAGTCTCGCAGTCCTCGAACCGGGAGTCATTGGAGGCGTTGCCCATGGCGGGGTGCCGGGAGCAGAGACGTGTCCTCCTCGCCcggctggcacctgggactgggaggaggagggtccgGACGCTGGAGCGCTCCGGgacccagagggaaagagggagggatcGAAATCCAGAGCCCCCTTCCGGCCCCCCGCGCGCACCGAGGGCAGGATCGGCCCGGGTCGCCCACAGCTGCGGCAGAGGGAGCTCGGCTGCAGCATCCGGGCGGTGCAGGAGGCCCCCGCCGACCCGCGCCCACCAAGCCCTCCGCGCGCGGAGGGGGCGCGAAGAGGGCCGCTGCCTTCTCCTCCGCGCCGCCCGGGGGCGTGCTGGGCGCGGAGTCACGCGCGTCCTGGTCCAGGCGCCCGCGAACGGACCGGAGGCACCGCGAGCCCCAAGGGGCGCTGGCGGGGAgtaggtggggagaggggtccgGGCACCGGCCGGGCGCGGAGCTGGGCAGAGGCGCGCGGGCTGTGGGCGTCCGGGCGCTGCTGGCGGCCGGCGGGAGCCTGCTCCTTACTCCGCTCCCGGGAGGCTGGTGCTGGAAGCCGCAGGGTCGTCTGACCCCCGCTAGGAAGCTTTCAGCCCCGGCAGAGGGCTGGAAGGCAGCAGCGGGGAAAGCAAAGCGACTCACCGAACAGTGGAGAAGTTAGGAAGACCCAGTCCCCTGATGCTAAAAAGAAGGGAACAGCAGACACTAAAGACCGCTTGCAGTAAGACCAatatgttcttcttcttcttttttttttttttttttcaagcattcTCAGGAAGACACACTAAGAGGGCGGAACCAAAATTGGGAGGAAGTGAAAAGCAAGTCTGTCCATCCAAGGAACATCCCACGCATGCCACTGAGCCGCCTGCTGCACTGTTGCTTTTATTCAGTTGCCAGCATTTCACCTTTTCCTATGTCAACACCATAACGGATAACCACTTGTTTaagcaaccattttttttttttttttacaaaaggaaaacaacaccACCCCACAGTGTTGGTTGTACTTGTGTAGAATTGTGTGAGCACAGTTTTAAACTACTGCACGTTGTTCTCTACTCAAACTCCACCTTGAAAGAAAAGGTTGTTCAGCCATTAATTTTTTCAGTTAACCTTGGCCTACCTGGCAAAACCCATTCCTGGCGAAGTCTTTCGGTTAAGTGGTCAGTTTAAAAGTCAAGCTGACAAAAATGGTTGCTTACCATCTATTGCCATAATGGCAGAGTTGTGAAAATGGGCTGATGTTTAAAACAAGAAATCCAGTTTGACAGACAACGTGGGtaatgatattctttttttttaatcctcaccggagggtatttttccattgatttttagagagtggaagagagagggcaagacagagagaaagcgattggttacctccctcaCAAGCcttgcctttgaccggaatcaaaccaggaccctttggtccacaggcctatgctctatccactgagccaaaccggccagggcggtaatcctatataataaaagcctaatatgctatgtgtccgGTCATctagttgtccattcaaccaatcaaagcatactatgctaatgatatgctaaggctgctcaagcACTTGTTATGACGAGCTTTtgccctgaccaccagagggcagacactctgaccggtaggttagcttgctgctggggtctggccaattgggacttagtgagatgggctggacacgccctggaaccctcccgcagtcctccctggctggccaacctcctgagtcccTCTCTGACCCCGATAGTGCACCGGTGGGTTCCTTCATCCTGGCCTGAGCcagagacccctcgggggatgtcggagagccagtttctgctgatcctgctcaatgcaggagctgtcccctggtggtcagtatgctcccacagggggagcgctgctcagccagaagccgggctcatggctggcaagcacagtggtggtggtgggagcctctccctcctccatggcatgtccaactgccaggtgAGGCCTGCTCTCCAtggagccagcagtcggacatcccctgagggctcctggactgcgagaaggtgcaggccaggctaaggaacccccctccctcagtgcacaaattttgtgcaccgggcctctacttatcctatataataaaagcttagtatgcaaattgtcccctccactggagTTCTTCCTGGAGTTAGACCAGAGGGCtagccggccaggggaagggagaggccctggccacagccggcagctgctagggaccctaccagtgcacaagtttcgtgcactgggcctctagtattctataaggAAGGCCACATtcattgggggaagggaggaggacagaAAGGTGGAACCCTATGCATAGGGAACTggcaaggaaaaaaaattcttcatgtTGGAACAAGGGAAAGATTGACTGCTGAAGAGCACACCTTACTAGAGCCTACTTGCTCTCCATGAATGTTTTAGCTCACATTGATGATTCTGGCCTGGCGATTGGAATGGGATGGGATTCCCACCAGGTCAAACGAAGTGGGTTCTATTTTTCTCATATAAGGTGTTCTCCAAGGGCAGGTTGGTGGGCCTCCTGAACCCTTTCCTCCAGACCTCTCTGAGATTTGGGGGGTACAGAGCCACATTATCCAGGAGCCCCCTGTGTTAACATCTAAACTCTCTTGTTCACCGTCCTTCCTTCACAGCCTCTGGGAGTTGTGGGGGGAGATGTGGTGCAGCTTTGCTCTTCCTCATCTCCGATCTGGTCTCCTCTAGGCCTAGTCTTTCAATCACAAGCCAAGAATTGATGGCTTTGTTCTGTTCTGTTGTCCTTTCTCTGAGGCTGTAAGTGTAGAAcgcccctgctgctggctgctAAAACCAGGGAAAGGTCTCGAGTATCAGGAAGTTCTGGGCAAAAAAACCCATAaattagtacagtggtcggcaaactcattagtcaacagagcagcaaaccgcggctcgcgagcagcatctggcttgcgagccgcggtttgccgaccactgggttagtatGTCGGATTAATATCCTGCCCCTTTGCATTCATGTAGGCTTGTGTATGTGGATTCAAGGCTTCGAGGGCTTTATTACTGCCTCACAGGATTGTTTGAGAAACAGCCTGATAAAGCCTTTGCAAAACCCCGagtcaataaaatgtgttttccaaaTGGATGTAAGAGTACAACAGTTCTCTTGTCTTCAGACaggaactatcagaaagggaaagcCACAACACTGCTTGTGAGCGCCAGGAGTTAGATCAAATGAGTCACTCCAATAATGTCAAGAGGGCAAATTACCTGtgattctaattttctttttaagattgaCAGAGCACAAAAACCCCAATATAATCATGAAAATTCTCTTAGAAAGGTTTGCTTCTAAGGACAGACTGAACAGTAAAGCAGTAAAGCACATATAACACAAAAATAAGGCTATGGTTATTCAGTCTGTGCAGAATAACAGATCATTaaagaaattttggaaaaagatgaattaaaaaaaaaaagaaagaaaaagtcgcCCCTGAATGTATTCGTCAACAATGGCCACTCCTAAcattttgatgtgtttttttcttcaatatttcttCTGTGCACCTTTGTTTCCATATTgtgataatattatttaaaaatttatactgcTCTTTAAGAcacttaaaattataatgaataacTTACATTGCAATATGTGTAAGTTCTGAGACCCAGAAATTGCATTTTCAGAAATCTATAATCCATTAATTTATTCACTCagcaatagtttattttttattttttaattgatttcggatagaggaagagagagggagagacagaaacatcaatgatgagagagaatcatagattggctgcctcctgctgccccctacaggggatggagctgtgaacctgagacctcctggttcataggttgatgctcaaccgctgagccaccgTGGCCGGGCTCAGCAACAGTTTATTAAGGCATACATTGACTGAGGCGGCACAGCAAGCTGCCTCATTTCTATGTGCTccaatgtcctcatctgtaatatgggggTAATAACAGTACTTACCTCGAAGGTTGTGGCTGAACTCGGGGCCTGGCTCATAGGAATCACTCAGCAGGTGTCGGCTATGTTATCACTGAGCCAGGTCCCGAGCAATGCCATATGGTCCCTGCCCTAATGAAGCTCATCGtgagatgataataataaaagagacTACAGTTTATTAAGGGCTTACTATatcccctaagccagtggtcggcaaactcattagtcaacagagccaaatatcaacagtacaacgattgaaatttcttttgagaaccgaaaactgacttctgcgcatgggccacgaagtttcaattgcactgtatgtgcgcgcccgcacgtggtattttgtggaagagccacactcaagggaccaaagagccgcatgtggctcacgagccgcagtttgccaaccactgccctaagctgTTAAAGTCTTCATATAGATCATCTCATTAttgcttatcttttttaaatgttgtgttcttttttttgaaaattgaagTATGATTGACATGCAAAAAAGCTACATTAATGTATACATTCCTActatgggtgaaaaggtgaaggaattaagcagtacagattggtagttacagaataacCACAGGGATGTGGATTACAGCAAAGGGAATATGGTCAGTGATATGGGGCTGAGTATGTGTggagccaggtgggtacttgaagcaGCTACTAGGACTTGCTATATTCTCAAGCTCCTACCATCTCCATCTATTGTTGCCATTAAAGATATAAACTTGGAGGGAGGAATAAATGCTTCTGAAGAAGCCATGGCTCTTCATTTTGTTCTTGGTTCCAAGTAGCTTTGAGGCAAAACTAGGTTATAAGAAAGAGATGAGggcttttgaaatttaaatttaacaaacAGATGAGAAAGTTTTGAGTGGACTCAGAGCTAGAGAGTGGCTGAGCCCAGAGGTAACTTGAGGACCATCCAAAGCTAAACCCCATCTCCTCTTGTAATTGGCATAGCAGGAGACACACATTTCATGCCCCAAATAGACCCATATTTGTCCTGCCCAGATAGACCCATCGTCAAATTAACCACACATCAATACTGCAAGCTCTTCTCTTATCTTGGGGCTCTCTGGAAACCAACCTTAACaggataccaaaaaaaaaaaaaaaaaacccaaacaaaaaacaaaaccattaaaTGGGCCCATAGCACTATTCTTTGGAATTTCAGGGGATAGTTATTAAATTGTAATTCCATGGCAGAAATATTAGGGCTTTGAGAATAGTTTGCAGCCTTGATTTTCTTGTACCATCTTCCTCTTCGTTGGGAACTTCAACCCAAAAAGATTATATACTCAACACAAGAAAGTCTTTGTCATTTAAAAGCAGCAGTAATAATAGAAATGAGATGATTTATAGCTAGAGGTTGTTTTCTGTATATCCCTAAGACTAAAGAAAACACACTAGATTATCTTTGAAGCCCCTCGTAGCTCTAAAATTCTTGACTACTGTGTGGTCATAGTAGATTAAGTTATGGTTATGGTGTATTTTAAGCACTTGTGCTCCCTCTAGAGGAGCAACATAAAAAAATCAGGGCTATAGGCTTTTGTCAAGAGTTTTGAAGTTAAATTTTGGTGTCATTTAAAAGCGAAAGAGTCCATTTGGAAATAATCAGGAAAACACAGTTTTAATgaagtataatttttaagttataaaggTAGTAATTCTCCATAATCATACCACTTTAATATGATCCTAGTTTTTATTTGAACTGTGCATATCCTTCCAGATTTGTTTGCTATGCAGAACACAGAAAATACTGcatcctgccttctctctctcattgtaTTTTCTACGTCGTATCAGTGTAATCACCATATCCACTGAGCGAATCCTACTCAGTCCTCACATCACTGGATGGCTGGGTTGTTTCCAATTACTCAGTGACAACTACACTTAACATTGTTATGCCTGCAGCCTTTCTATGTTTGGGGCTCTGTCCTAGGGATGAATCTCAGCAGTGAAATTTCTGAAACAAAGAATATgattatttttgaaatgacagTACATATTTTCACATCACTTATATATGTATCAACTTACATATTCTCAGGAATGTGTGAAAATACCAGCTGTCCCAGCTCTGGGTACTACTactgattttaaatgttttgataaCTTAGTAGGCCAAAACATGCTATctcatttttatatgcatttctTTGACTTTTGGTCAGGTTGAACATTTTCCCAAGTTTATTAGTTATATTTCCTCTTTTGAGAACTCTCTGTTCACATtctttgtgcatttatttttggGGGAACTTAATGTTTTCTCACTTAGTGAGCTCTTACTACCATTAGTAGTGATACTAACACTGAGTAGTTAGTACTAACTATCATTTGTTGAACAACCATGATACATATGTCAAATATTATGCTAAGAACTTTGCatatacttcatttttaaaaaaatttgtttatttcccctttttaaaaaaaaatgtatttttattgatttcatagaggaaagaagagggagagagagatagaaccatcaatgatgagagagaatcattgattggctgtctcctacactccccctactgggaatcatgcccagaacccaggcatgtgcccttgactggaatccaacccgggatccttcagtctgcaggccaacgctctacccactgagccaaaccggtatgtTTGCTTATACTTTAAATCCTTGCCACGATCctggcaaagagaaagaaaattgggTTTCAGAGAAGCTAAATAACTTCCCCAAGGCCACAGGGCGTTAGTTTCTACTACAAGCTCTGCCTCATATaaatatgtatctttatttttataagaaaggtATTAGCTCTTTGCAATATTTTCCCCAggccttttttcccttttgttcaactacatttcccccttttattttagctattttggGACATATAGAAGTAGCATATAATCCTATAAACCCTTTTCAAAGGCAACTATATCTTGGCTTTAATTAGGTGTCACATAATGACCACtggaagtaataataataaaaaaaagatatacttgGCTTCCTCTGAAAACAAATTAGGGCCTGAGGTAATGTGTTTCTCATTGTTAAACACTTATTCCTATATCATACTAGTATATTAACTAGTCTTTTCCTTCCTCATTGATTTGTGATGTATTCTTGTCATTCATATAgtaagacatttattttattgatctagCTTTTTTTTGTACAAATACACATTGTTTTAATCATATCTTCATAAGATGATTAAAAGAGAATAGGACTAATCCTCCCACaactaattttttattaaaaagaattttctttccctttttattctccaaatgaattttaggatcacTTTGTCAATGTaggcaaaaaaaattatttttcttttaaagaaggaACTTAAAGGAATAGAGATTTTAATTGGAgttacattgaatctataaattaatttagaaatgttattttcatattCAGTCTTCCTAATCAGGAATAAATATCTGGTTACTTTTCCAAGTCTTACTTTACATTATTAATATAACTTGTATTTTTTTGTCATGCCATCACTACTTATTTTGTTAAGATTATCCTCAAGCATTATATACGTTTTAGTTGCTATTGCAAACAGGACCtagttttggggtttgtttttgtaTAGGTTGCTGtaagtatataaaaatgttactgattttttatatcttttacatTAAGCCATATTTGTAAACGCTTGATCATTTTAATAGTTTATCAAATGATTCCTTTATA from Eptesicus fuscus isolate TK198812 chromosome 5, DD_ASM_mEF_20220401, whole genome shotgun sequence harbors:
- the PTGER2 gene encoding prostaglandin E2 receptor EP2 subtype, whose protein sequence is MGNASNDSRFEDCETRQWLPSGESPAISSVMFTAGVLGNLIALALLARRWRGDAGRSACRGNFISLFHVLVTELVLTDLLGTCLISPVVLASYARNQTLVALAPGSRACNYFAFSMTFFSLATMLMLFAMALERYLAIGHPYFYQRHVKRRRGVAVLPAIYAVSLLFCSLPLLNYGQYVQYCPGTWCFIRHGRPLYLQLYATLLLLLILAVLACNFSVILNLIRMHRRGRRGRCGPGLGSGRGPATRRRGERVSVAEETDHLILLAIMTITFAVCSLPFTIFAYMNETSSRREKWDLQALRFLSVNPIINPWVFAILRPPVLRLMRSVLCCRASLRTQDATETSCSTRSNASKHTDLCRQ